A genomic region of Gemmatimonadota bacterium contains the following coding sequences:
- a CDS encoding phytanoyl-CoA dioxygenase family protein: MNTALAALSTEEIQQFITNGFLVKRKILDPKLCAAARDRLWAGNTSNHLRRDDPQTWLNGLPEEERQSTPDGMNDRTGDHGWRLRELSGDEDLINLLPRRVFPWFEQLLGEGEVVTPEVTSSAADPDPRGSRLRGWPVWGGKELRGMYCVLPRERPGDSPALADAVRAGAHIDPEPVHLVASAYVDQVPRGGGGIALFPGSHRLLYEAEPDSVDLARYSILHSPHPESGAAAFVLPQPAGLKDALADIEPFEFFGDEGDVVLWHGRMFHSATRNYSNPPQIRQMILYDAYKKSVYDRVYNGRYVKGPRPSPPPNVRKLHELELGPEVPPPEPRPEGPGLWDDWSEAVRTVAASLV, from the coding sequence ATGAATACAGCATTGGCAGCACTGAGTACAGAAGAGATCCAACAATTTATTACGAACGGATTCCTCGTGAAACGAAAGATCCTCGACCCCAAACTTTGTGCTGCTGCACGAGATAGGTTGTGGGCAGGGAATACCTCAAATCATTTGCGCCGAGACGATCCTCAAACATGGCTAAACGGTCTCCCTGAGGAAGAACGTCAAAGCACGCCTGATGGCATGAATGATCGCACCGGTGACCACGGCTGGCGATTGCGTGAACTCTCCGGCGACGAGGACTTAATCAACTTGCTTCCACGCCGTGTATTCCCGTGGTTTGAGCAACTTCTCGGCGAAGGTGAAGTAGTGACACCAGAGGTAACTTCCTCCGCGGCCGATCCAGATCCGCGTGGAAGTCGGTTGCGTGGTTGGCCAGTCTGGGGTGGCAAGGAGTTGCGCGGTATGTATTGCGTGCTGCCGAGAGAGCGTCCTGGCGACTCACCTGCTCTGGCGGATGCCGTCCGTGCCGGTGCACACATTGATCCCGAGCCGGTGCATCTGGTGGCAAGCGCATACGTTGACCAGGTTCCCAGGGGTGGAGGTGGCATCGCCCTTTTTCCCGGCAGTCACCGCTTGCTCTACGAAGCAGAGCCGGACTCTGTAGATCTTGCCCGCTATTCAATTCTACATTCGCCCCATCCGGAAAGCGGCGCTGCGGCATTTGTTTTGCCGCAGCCTGCAGGACTCAAGGACGCACTCGCCGACATTGAACCCTTTGAGTTTTTTGGTGACGAGGGCGATGTGGTTTTGTGGCACGGGCGAATGTTCCACTCGGCAACGCGGAACTACAGCAATCCTCCGCAGATTCGACAGATGATTCTTTATGATGCTTACAAAAAATCTGTATATGACAGAGTATATAACGGCCGTTATGTCAAAGGGCCACGACCATCGCCACCGCCCAACGTGAGAAAACTCCACGAACTTGAACTTGGGCCAGAAGTTCCCCCGCCAGAGCCTCGCCCGGAAGGTCCGGGGCTTTGGGATGATTGGAGCGAGGCTGTTCGCACGGTTGCAGCTTCTTTGGTTTAA